One genomic region from Polynucleobacter sp. MWH-P3-07-1 encodes:
- the rsgA gene encoding ribosome small subunit-dependent GTPase A, producing MEQFRALLTASYGRHYLAQRLSVDTSGNESPEGPLIQVSTPAKQHIGAVGDRMLLESTSADQARLVEIEPRRNLLYRSDAFKSKLIASNVDQILVVLATQPAFSPDLLGRAVVAAEANQIDLHILLNKSDLPANLAHARKLIEPYARMGYPVSEVSAKFDSASIEALRPALQGKVSVFVGQSGMGKSSLLNAWVPNAAAITQEYSVRLDTGKHTTTACRYFELPESWGKNATGKLGALIDSPGFQEFGLAHMSVSELQHAFREFQPLLGKCHFHNCAHQSEPGCVIREAVEKNEIAPERLALFRQLHSDSKTADTQLQGITQAKERWSALTTKPTKR from the coding sequence ATGGAGCAATTTCGTGCGCTACTGACGGCTTCTTATGGTCGACATTATTTAGCGCAGCGTTTATCGGTTGATACCTCCGGCAATGAGTCGCCTGAGGGGCCTTTAATTCAAGTCAGCACCCCTGCTAAGCAGCACATTGGCGCCGTGGGAGATCGCATGTTGCTTGAGAGCACATCAGCAGATCAAGCTCGCCTAGTTGAGATCGAGCCACGCCGCAATTTACTTTATCGCTCGGATGCTTTCAAGAGCAAATTAATTGCCTCTAATGTGGATCAAATTTTGGTAGTGCTCGCCACCCAACCGGCCTTCTCGCCTGATCTTTTAGGTAGAGCAGTGGTTGCCGCTGAAGCCAATCAAATTGATTTACATATCCTACTCAATAAGTCTGATCTGCCCGCAAACTTAGCTCATGCCCGCAAACTGATTGAGCCCTATGCACGCATGGGCTACCCCGTGAGCGAAGTCTCAGCCAAGTTTGATAGCGCCTCAATTGAGGCTCTGCGCCCTGCTCTTCAAGGGAAGGTCTCTGTCTTTGTGGGTCAGTCGGGCATGGGTAAATCTAGCTTACTGAATGCTTGGGTACCCAATGCTGCAGCGATTACCCAAGAGTATTCCGTTAGGCTAGACACTGGCAAACATACGACGACAGCCTGTCGCTACTTTGAACTCCCTGAGTCTTGGGGCAAGAATGCAACAGGCAAGCTCGGTGCATTAATTGATTCCCCAGGCTTTCAGGAGTTTGGGCTTGCCCACATGTCGGTTAGCGAGTTGCAACACGCCTTTAGAGAATTCCAGCCCTTATTAGGAAAGTGCCACTTTCATAACTGCGCCCATCAATCCGAGCCAGGTTGTGTAATTCGGGAGGCAGTCGAGAAGAATGAGATCGCACCAGAAAGACTGGCACTATTTAGACAATTACACTCGGATTCGAAAACGGCAGATACGCAGCTACAGGGAATCACCCAAGCCAAAGAGCGATGGTCAGCATTAACAACAAAGCCAACCAAACGATAA
- a CDS encoding CobD/CbiB family protein yields MTFFSILIALIAEQYRPVNANHWIRRMSDRWLDWIAKEFGGKNQTGATPVGARIACTIAFILPTVIVFAIYVACMLKYKILGFIWNVIIAYLFFGFRQFSHSYTKVHEAIEIHDLPAARAALAEWYGPDLDVSNLNETEVISLALERAIVGAHRHVFGVLFWFLMPLGPAGIVMYRLADTAITRWTAKGDFNLSEAARYFFYVIDWIPSRITAMGFAIVGNFEDAAYAWRHLTHKWSDSINAVILSAGSGALGVRLGEPLTEPDSDQALLMAEAGEPQIYEIGIEPSERTMRSAVGLVWRLVIVWLALLLMLTIALWLG; encoded by the coding sequence ATGACTTTCTTCTCTATCCTCATCGCCCTGATTGCTGAGCAATATCGCCCAGTCAACGCTAATCATTGGATTCGGCGGATGAGTGATCGTTGGTTAGATTGGATTGCCAAAGAGTTCGGCGGCAAGAACCAAACGGGCGCGACACCTGTGGGTGCTCGGATTGCTTGCACAATTGCTTTTATTCTCCCAACAGTGATTGTTTTTGCGATCTATGTCGCTTGCATGCTCAAGTACAAGATTCTGGGTTTCATCTGGAACGTCATCATTGCCTACCTCTTTTTTGGGTTTCGCCAATTTAGTCACTCCTATACCAAAGTTCATGAAGCCATTGAAATTCATGATCTGCCTGCGGCTCGTGCAGCTTTGGCAGAGTGGTATGGCCCAGATTTAGATGTGAGCAACCTGAATGAAACTGAAGTCATCTCTTTAGCCCTCGAACGAGCCATTGTGGGCGCACATCGCCACGTCTTTGGGGTGCTGTTTTGGTTCTTGATGCCGCTTGGCCCCGCCGGAATTGTGATGTATCGCTTAGCAGATACCGCTATTACTCGTTGGACTGCTAAGGGTGATTTCAACCTCAGTGAAGCCGCTCGCTACTTCTTCTATGTGATTGATTGGATTCCGTCACGCATCACAGCAATGGGCTTTGCTATCGTTGGTAATTTTGAAGACGCCGCCTATGCATGGCGACATTTAACGCATAAATGGTCTGACTCTATTAATGCCGTGATTCTGTCGGCTGGTAGCGGTGCGCTTGGAGTTCGTCTGGGTGAGCCCTTAACTGAGCCTGATAGCGATCAAGCTTTGCTGATGGCTGAAGCAGGTGAGCCTCAGATTTATGAGATTGGTATTGAGCCTAGCGAGAGAACTATGCGTTCAGCAGTGGGTTTGGTTTGGCGCTTAGTTATCGTTTGGTTGGCTTTGTTGTTAATGCTGACCATCGCTCTTTGGCTTGGGTGA
- a CDS encoding M48 family metallopeptidase, translated as MTFTIVFLIAFVASFGLRYWLSQRQIRYVAKHRTQVPAEFAQKISLAEHQKAADYTIAKLRLSILENSVSAIVLIGFTLLGGLQILNLILIASLGQGIIQQIALLVSIVLISGAIDLPFSWYKQFYLEERFGFNRMSKKLFFVDLVKGLLIGGVIGIPLLWIILSLMAQAGSLWWLWAWAVLTVFSLLMQWIFPSVIAPLFNQFQALEDGALKTQIEALLKRCDFASQGLFVMDGSKRSAHGNAFFAGMGKAKRIVFFDTLIEKLNPNEVEAVLAHELGHFKCNHIRKRLIISFALSFGIFALLGWISTQVWFYEDLGVMPSMDGYNGGLALALFMLVSPVFTFFFTPLGSLASRKHEYEADNFAASKSSASDLIAALVKLYQDNASTLTPDPIYTAFYSSHPPAPLRIANLQKSSAS; from the coding sequence GCTATGTTGCAAAACACCGCACTCAGGTACCCGCTGAATTTGCCCAAAAGATTTCTTTAGCAGAGCACCAAAAAGCGGCTGACTATACGATTGCCAAATTGCGTCTAAGTATTTTAGAGAATAGTGTCAGCGCGATTGTTCTGATTGGCTTTACCCTTTTAGGCGGCCTCCAGATTCTCAATCTCATCTTGATTGCCAGCCTTGGCCAGGGCATCATCCAACAGATCGCCTTGCTCGTTTCGATTGTGCTGATCTCCGGCGCAATCGATCTTCCATTTTCTTGGTACAAGCAGTTCTATCTCGAGGAGCGTTTTGGCTTTAATCGCATGTCGAAGAAACTCTTCTTTGTCGACCTCGTTAAAGGCTTACTCATCGGCGGGGTAATTGGTATTCCTTTACTGTGGATTATCTTAAGCTTGATGGCGCAAGCTGGAAGCTTATGGTGGCTTTGGGCATGGGCCGTCCTGACGGTATTCAGTTTGTTAATGCAGTGGATTTTCCCGAGCGTGATTGCACCTCTATTTAATCAATTCCAAGCTCTAGAAGATGGCGCACTCAAAACACAAATTGAAGCACTACTAAAGCGTTGTGATTTTGCTAGCCAAGGTCTTTTTGTAATGGACGGCAGCAAACGCAGCGCCCACGGTAATGCTTTCTTTGCCGGGATGGGCAAGGCCAAGCGGATTGTTTTCTTCGATACCTTGATTGAAAAACTCAACCCCAATGAAGTAGAGGCTGTGCTGGCACATGAGCTCGGTCACTTTAAGTGCAATCACATTCGCAAACGTTTAATCATCTCTTTCGCCTTGAGTTTTGGCATCTTTGCCTTGCTAGGCTGGATTAGTACGCAAGTCTGGTTCTACGAAGATCTCGGCGTGATGCCAAGCATGGATGGTTACAACGGAGGCTTAGCCCTAGCACTGTTTATGCTGGTCTCGCCTGTATTTACCTTCTTCTTTACACCACTAGGCAGCCTCGCTTCTCGCAAACATGAGTACGAGGCCGATAATTTTGCCGCTAGCAAATCATCAGCGAGTGACCTGATCGCAGCCTTAGTCAAGCTGTATCAAGACAATGCTTCAACGCTTACACCTGACCCAATCTATACTGCTTTCTACAGCTCGCATCCACCCGCCCCGTTGCGTATCGCCAATTTACAAAAGAGTTCAGCGAGCTAA